Proteins found in one Geomonas subterranea genomic segment:
- a CDS encoding PilZ domain-containing protein translates to MKDASKILQFARPDTVIEFSPGTEKEAGLNKLINKLNFINFQEESILVNFRHTKYPRTVTLEAAPLPCLNNKLECRWVSVDSINAATNGCAFESIFVVSGHRMITATPELISISDEGAVFLLPEKCIEVNYRKSRRHPCHGVSGELFQNGARFQGTLIDFSAVSFRVRVEGDGGRAFNWINSEAPVQVVFTGDGTTLYSSECRITSQTLGHRDRIYLLEPLQARMQRFKAKEIRSCRHELLPLPNAVFKHPFSHKIIDLKVLDISGSGFSVCEDVEASVLLPGMIVPELELRIGNSFSTRCVAQVVYREDASSKENAPVVKCGLCFLDMDIRDHVSLLSLLYLAKNRHSYVSTQVDLDELWQFFFDTGFIYPEKYHFVQLNKAHLKETYRRLYTENPGIARHFIYQEHGNILGHLAMLRFYQGTWLVHHHAANKSESNQAGMIVLDHLCNSINDTYNLRSAHMDYLICYYKPENRFPNRIFGGFLKEAGDKRSCSTDTFVYFHYQRTFSDDWNFSGPWGLTRTTREDLLELEAFYEQYSGGLMLHALDLEPGMSECEELSHDYREAGFSLQRHLYTLKRDGAIKAVFMINISDVGLNLSDLTNCIKVFVLDQEQFPRDILLIALSIITHKYQQNDIPVMVYPESYAEATNLPYERKYILWAFNAQTQTSNFIKYLGDLHPRGKYKRAPKSAAQGT, encoded by the coding sequence ATGAAAGACGCCAGCAAGATTTTACAGTTTGCCCGGCCGGACACAGTAATAGAGTTTTCTCCCGGTACCGAGAAGGAGGCCGGGCTCAATAAGCTGATCAACAAACTTAATTTCATCAACTTCCAAGAAGAGTCCATCCTCGTCAACTTCAGGCACACCAAGTACCCCCGAACCGTAACCCTCGAAGCAGCCCCCCTTCCCTGTCTGAACAACAAACTCGAATGCCGCTGGGTGTCGGTGGACTCCATCAACGCCGCGACCAACGGCTGCGCCTTCGAGAGCATCTTCGTGGTCAGCGGCCACCGCATGATCACCGCCACACCCGAACTGATCAGCATCAGTGACGAGGGGGCCGTGTTCCTGCTTCCCGAGAAATGCATCGAGGTCAACTACCGCAAGTCCCGGCGCCACCCGTGCCATGGGGTCTCCGGCGAACTGTTCCAGAACGGAGCCCGCTTCCAGGGGACGCTGATCGACTTCAGCGCCGTTTCCTTCAGGGTCCGGGTCGAAGGGGACGGCGGCCGCGCCTTCAACTGGATCAACAGCGAGGCCCCGGTCCAGGTGGTCTTCACCGGTGACGGCACCACCCTGTACTCTTCCGAGTGCCGCATCACCTCGCAGACGCTTGGGCACCGGGACCGGATCTACCTGCTCGAGCCGCTGCAGGCGCGCATGCAGCGCTTCAAGGCGAAGGAGATCCGCAGCTGCCGGCACGAACTGCTCCCGCTTCCCAACGCGGTCTTCAAACACCCCTTCAGCCACAAGATCATCGACCTGAAGGTCCTCGACATCTCCGGCTCCGGGTTCTCGGTCTGCGAGGACGTCGAGGCGAGCGTTCTCCTGCCGGGGATGATCGTACCCGAACTGGAGCTGCGCATCGGCAACAGCTTTTCCACCAGGTGCGTTGCGCAGGTCGTCTACCGCGAGGATGCCTCCAGCAAGGAGAACGCCCCGGTGGTGAAGTGCGGACTATGCTTCCTGGACATGGACATCAGAGACCACGTCAGCCTCTTGTCGCTACTGTACCTCGCCAAGAACCGGCACTCCTACGTGAGCACGCAGGTGGACCTTGACGAACTCTGGCAGTTCTTCTTCGATACCGGCTTCATCTATCCGGAGAAGTATCACTTCGTTCAGCTGAACAAGGCCCACCTCAAGGAGACCTACCGCAGGCTCTACACCGAAAACCCCGGCATCGCCCGGCACTTCATCTACCAGGAGCACGGCAACATCCTGGGGCACCTGGCGATGCTGCGCTTTTATCAGGGGACCTGGCTTGTGCACCACCACGCAGCCAACAAGTCCGAATCCAACCAGGCCGGCATGATCGTGCTCGACCACCTGTGCAACTCGATCAACGACACCTACAACCTGCGCTCGGCGCACATGGACTACCTGATCTGCTACTACAAGCCGGAAAACAGGTTTCCCAACAGGATCTTCGGCGGCTTCCTGAAGGAGGCCGGGGACAAGAGGAGCTGCTCCACCGACACCTTCGTTTACTTCCACTACCAGCGCACCTTCTCGGATGACTGGAACTTCTCCGGCCCCTGGGGGCTCACCCGCACCACGAGGGAGGACCTGCTCGAACTGGAGGCGTTCTACGAGCAGTACTCCGGCGGGCTCATGCTGCACGCCCTCGACCTGGAACCGGGGATGAGCGAGTGCGAGGAGTTGTCACACGATTACCGGGAGGCGGGATTCTCGCTGCAGCGCCACCTCTACACCTTGAAGCGCGACGGTGCGATCAAGGCGGTGTTCATGATCAACATCTCCGACGTCGGGCTGAACCTTTCCGACCTCACCAACTGCATCAAGGTATTCGTCCTGGACCAGGAGCAGTTTCCCAGGGACATCCTGCTCATAGCGCTCTCGATCATCACGCACAAGTACCAGCAAAACGACATACCGGTGATGGTCTACCCGGAAAGCTACGCCGAGGCCACCAACCTCCCCTACGAGCGCAAATACATCCTCTGGGCCTTCAATGCCCAGACGCAGACCTCCAACTTCATCAAATACTTAGGAGACCTCCACCCACGCGGCAAGTACAAAAGGGCGCCAAAGAGCGCGGCCCAGGGGACCTAG
- a CDS encoding sensor domain-containing diguanylate cyclase: MTQERANMPFGDLLTELKRLPALDRYSLTLYRRCAGAVASIGRFEPCATMVEDHLCREVSRQFFEENMEVFFDEGTPSVCRYGGGFFGFLIPFSMSGEDFCLVGDGVREASIDLWQLASLARDGGDAFSLLPYVESLCTASYEEVENVAEQVRLKIEQYRLPEAAGSAHAAVAQGQEPVGDAELAAVSQAMERLDKAATVTACIAICCETIVSAFQAASIAVALPDNDGKSFPVTGVWGLPDELGTVNADSLHLFVAPEKVKKTVLWDGKMRALLPEIRAAVCTIFPLKAQGERLGFLALFDTDVHTNAALLISMLAGAMAGKLSSIGKDATRSKENALSERLMSLTDTLLQIDSKDLLYESILKIASELIDATQGSIMLIDKDGVGMQIVFTQGMTLNVARCLQLKVGKGIAGMVAKTGQPLLVNDVEKDSRVAMANRSRFKSKSLICIPLKLKDKVIGVLNLSDKKNLRPFTHSDLQLLTSFANLASLMIERTEVLEESERFEQLSVTDPLTGLYNRRFLKSRLEEELNRSMRQGLNLTIIFIDLDFFKSYNDLCGHLAGDEALKLTADIIKDSLRDMDIVARYGGEEFCAVLPGTSKVEAMIVAERIRAGIESKRFPGESDIPLRRLTASLGVASFPEDGRSFNDLVHASDIALYEAKARGRNRIVAARTSSERGEPKHEIPEHRPVQTQSALAKTLDFNAYLEASLQSKG, from the coding sequence GTGACACAGGAACGAGCGAACATGCCTTTCGGCGACCTGCTGACGGAGTTGAAGAGACTCCCCGCACTGGACCGCTACAGCCTTACGCTGTATCGCAGGTGTGCCGGTGCGGTTGCGTCCATTGGTCGTTTCGAACCCTGCGCCACGATGGTGGAAGATCATCTATGCCGGGAGGTTTCGCGTCAGTTCTTCGAGGAGAACATGGAGGTGTTCTTCGACGAGGGGACCCCTTCAGTCTGTCGCTACGGTGGCGGCTTCTTCGGCTTTCTCATCCCCTTCAGCATGTCCGGCGAAGACTTCTGTCTGGTTGGAGACGGCGTACGCGAGGCATCCATCGATCTGTGGCAACTGGCGTCACTGGCCAGAGACGGCGGCGATGCCTTTTCGCTGCTCCCATACGTGGAATCGCTTTGCACGGCGAGCTACGAGGAGGTCGAGAACGTCGCCGAGCAGGTGAGACTGAAAATCGAGCAGTACAGGCTTCCTGAGGCGGCTGGAAGTGCGCACGCCGCCGTGGCGCAGGGCCAGGAGCCGGTTGGCGACGCGGAGTTGGCGGCGGTGTCCCAGGCCATGGAGAGGCTCGACAAGGCCGCCACCGTCACCGCCTGCATCGCCATCTGCTGCGAGACCATCGTCTCCGCATTTCAAGCCGCGAGTATCGCGGTCGCTCTCCCCGACAACGATGGAAAATCCTTCCCGGTAACCGGCGTGTGGGGGCTTCCCGACGAACTGGGAACCGTCAACGCGGACTCGCTGCACCTGTTCGTTGCGCCGGAAAAGGTGAAGAAGACCGTGCTATGGGACGGCAAGATGCGCGCCCTCCTTCCCGAAATAAGGGCAGCCGTCTGCACCATCTTCCCTTTGAAGGCGCAGGGGGAGCGGCTCGGATTCCTGGCGCTGTTCGACACCGACGTCCACACAAACGCCGCGCTGCTCATCTCCATGCTGGCCGGCGCCATGGCGGGAAAGCTCTCCTCGATCGGCAAGGACGCGACGCGCAGCAAGGAAAACGCCCTCTCCGAACGCCTCATGTCGCTCACCGACACGCTTTTGCAGATAGACAGCAAGGACCTCCTCTACGAATCGATCCTGAAGATCGCGTCGGAACTGATCGATGCGACCCAGGGATCGATCATGCTGATCGACAAGGACGGCGTCGGGATGCAGATCGTTTTCACCCAGGGCATGACGCTCAACGTTGCGCGCTGCCTGCAGCTCAAGGTGGGCAAGGGCATCGCGGGCATGGTCGCCAAGACCGGGCAACCGCTGCTCGTCAACGACGTCGAGAAGGACAGCAGGGTCGCGATGGCCAACAGGTCGCGTTTCAAGTCCAAGTCGCTGATCTGCATCCCCCTCAAGCTGAAGGACAAGGTGATCGGGGTGCTGAACCTCTCCGACAAGAAAAACCTGCGTCCTTTCACCCACTCCGACCTGCAGCTGCTCACTTCCTTCGCGAACCTCGCCTCCCTGATGATCGAGCGCACCGAGGTGCTCGAGGAGTCGGAGCGCTTCGAGCAGCTCTCGGTCACCGATCCCCTCACCGGCCTCTATAACCGCCGCTTCCTGAAAAGCAGGCTCGAGGAGGAACTAAACCGGAGCATGCGCCAGGGGTTGAACCTCACCATCATCTTCATCGACCTCGACTTCTTCAAGAGCTACAACGACCTCTGCGGGCACCTGGCCGGGGACGAGGCGCTCAAGCTGACCGCCGACATCATCAAGGATTCGCTGCGCGACATGGACATCGTGGCCCGTTACGGAGGCGAGGAGTTCTGCGCCGTGCTGCCGGGCACTTCGAAGGTCGAGGCGATGATCGTGGCGGAGCGGATCCGCGCCGGAATCGAGAGCAAGCGTTTCCCCGGCGAGAGCGACATACCGCTCAGGCGGCTCACTGCCAGCCTCGGCGTAGCCTCCTTCCCCGAGGATGGCAGGTCGTTCAACGACCTGGTGCACGCCTCGGATATCGCGCTCTACGAGGCGAAGGCGCGTGGCCGCAACCGCATCGTGGCGGCGCGCACTTCCTCCGAGCGTGGTGAGCCAAAGCACGAGATACCCGAGCACCGCCCCGTGCAGACGCAGAGCGCCCTCGCCAAGACCCTGGATTTCAACGCCTATCTCGAAGCTTCTCTGCAGTCCAAAGGGTGA